In Paracoccus contaminans, the genomic stretch GCGGCCGGCAAGTCCCTCCGCGGCGGCCGGATCACCCCCGGCGAATGGGAGCGCCGCACCGGATTGCGCCTGCGCTTCGTCTATCGGCGCAGGGGCCCGAGCCTGCTGGTTGCCGAGGGGCGGCTGAACACCAAGGGTCGCGCGGTGGCGTCGCGCTCGAAGACCGGCCGGGGGCTCACCACCGTGCCGGTCTTCCTGCTTGTCCCGCAGGTCAGGCTGAAGAAGCGGCTGGACCTCGCGCGGGACGCGGAGCAGGCGCGCGATGCGGTGCCGGGACTGATCGTGGCGAACTGGGTGGAGGGGCGCGTTTGAGAGAGTTGATCAGTCAGTCCATCAGCCGCAGCATCCCTTGCCTGCCTGGATCGGAGGACAGGGGACGGTGCCCCAAGAGCAATAGACACAGCAATCGCCGGGCTTCGGCTTCAGCAGCTTACCGCAACCCGCGCACTCATAGAACCACTGGCATGCCTCTGTCGGCATGGTCTCGCTTTTCGAGTAACCGCAGTCCGGACACGCGATGGTACTGATGAGAATCGGTTGTTGATCGGTCATTGCATTGCTTCTGGCGAGGGGTTCCGCTCGATTTCCCAACATAGCTTGCTTATCTTTCGGGCAGAAGACGCGGCACCGCCTTGAGGTACACCAGCACGCCCAACAGTTCGACGAGTGACTGAAACACGATGACCACGATGGCCAGCCGCCACTCCGGCGGCAGGGCCAGCGCCAGCGGCAGCACGACGAAGGAATTGCGTGTGCCAAGGCTGAACACCAGCGCGCGTCCTGATCGCGCCGGGAGATCTAGCGCCCGTGTTATCGCAAGTCCTGCGAACAGGGCGAGCACGAGGAAGCCGACGAACACGCCCGTCACCTGCGGCAAGACCGGAAGGGAGGCGGTCACCGATTGCACCTGGCTTGCTGCGATCAGAAAGACGACCAGCGCAAGCAGCGGTACCGGGAACCAGGCAAGACGCTCGATCAGCGCGTCCCGGCCGGATCGGGCCTCGGCCCATCGCTCGAGGGCCCATGCCGCCACCAGCGGCGCCACGATCAGCGTCAGGAAAACGGTCACGATGGGTCCGACCGCGAAGATCTCCAGGAAGGCCGTGCCCATGAACAACCACAGGTAGACGGGCAGCAATGCCATCTGCACGATCAGGTTCACCGGCGTGGCGGCGATCGCACGGCCGGCATCGCCCCCCGCCAGATGAGTGAAGGTGATGTACCAGTCCGTGCAGGGGACGAGCAGCACGAGGAGAACACCCAGCCGGACCGCCGGATCCTGGGGCAGGAACAACAGCAGCCCCGCCACAATCAGCGGAACGATCACGAAGTTGCCCGCGAGCATCGCCCCCATGAAGCGCCGGTCGCGGAACGCCTCCGGCAGATGGATCAGCGGCACCTGCGTGAAGGTCACGAAAATCAGGATGCCGAGAAGCGGCCAGAGCGCCGCCTCGAGATGTGCGGCGGCCCCCGGCAGCACCAGACCCAAGCCCAGCCCTGCCAGGATGGCGGCAAGATAGATCCAGACCTGTTGCCGCTCAAGATCGAGGCGCGTCATTCAGAAATCCTGTCGGTTCGCATCGGTTGAACCGTCGGGCGGGTCGCGAATACGGAGAGATGAAGGTGTTGTCGTGATGATCGGCGATCCTGCGAGACAGTACAACAGCTTGGCTGGCTCGGCGGGGTCAGAACGTAAGAGGGATTGGAATGCCTACCGCCCGCGAGACCATCCTCGCCGCACTGCATGTGCGGCTCTCGGCGTTGCCCCCCACCGCCCTGCGCGGCGAGGTGCTGCCCGAGCGCGTCCCGGCCGAAGGGCTGCTGATCCTGCGCGACGGTGATCCCGGCGAGCCCGAGGTGACGCTGTCGCCCCTGCGCTACCACTACCAGCACCGGGCCGAGATCGAGGCGGTCGTACAAGGCGCCGATCGTGACGCCACCTTCGACGCCCTCTGCGCCAGCATCGGCACGGCGCTCGCAGCCGACCGCACACTCGGCGGCCTCTGCGACTGGGTCGAGGCCGAAGCCCCGCAGGCGGTCGATCTGCCGGTCGATGGCGCGGCCAGCCTGAAGGCGGCCGTC encodes the following:
- a CDS encoding GDCCVxC domain-containing (seleno)protein encodes the protein MTDQQPILISTIACPDCGYSKSETMPTEACQWFYECAGCGKLLKPKPGDCCVYCSWGTVPCPPIQAGKGCCG
- a CDS encoding arsenic resistance protein, which gives rise to MTRLDLERQQVWIYLAAILAGLGLGLVLPGAAAHLEAALWPLLGILIFVTFTQVPLIHLPEAFRDRRFMGAMLAGNFVIVPLIVAGLLLFLPQDPAVRLGVLLVLLVPCTDWYITFTHLAGGDAGRAIAATPVNLIVQMALLPVYLWLFMGTAFLEIFAVGPIVTVFLTLIVAPLVAAWALERWAEARSGRDALIERLAWFPVPLLALVVFLIAASQVQSVTASLPVLPQVTGVFVGFLVLALFAGLAITRALDLPARSGRALVFSLGTRNSFVVLPLALALPPEWRLAIVVIVFQSLVELLGVLVYLKAVPRLLPER